AGTATTGTTTGAATACCTTCCGCTACCACCGCCCAGCATTTATCTAAGTCATGGTATAAGGCTTGTTCATTTAATAACAACTTTCCAAGCCCTTTTGTTAAACTTTTAAAAGCAATTTCTATATGTGCTAAAGGTACTCCTACATTCCGCAATACGGTTGAATCAGTTAAATCTCTCTGCAACCGGGAGATAGGCAACTTGGTTGCCAAGTGTTCCAAAATCGCATTCGCAATCCCTAAATTTCCTTCGGCATTTTCAAAATCAATTGGATTTACTTTATGAGGCATAGCAGACGACCCCACTTCGCCGGCTTTGATCTTCTGTTTAAAATATTCCATAGAAATATATTGCCAGAAATCACGATTCAAATCAATCAAAATCGTATTAATACGCTTCAATCCATCAAAAATGGCTGCCAAATTATCATAATTAGATATTTGGGTTGTCCATTCTTCGCGTTTAAGACCTAATATATCATTTACAAAATGATTTCCGAAAACCTTCCAATCATAAAAGGGATAAGCTACATGGTGGGCATTAAAATTACCTGTTGCTCCTCCGAACTTAGCAGAAACAGGAATCGCTTTAAGTAAAGCCATCTGTTGTTCCAAACGATAAACAAACACCATGATTTCCTTTCCCAACCGGGTAGGAGAAGCCGGCTGCCCATGAGTTTTGGCAAGCATAGAAATATCTTTCCATTCATTAGCATACGTTTTCAACTGATCAATCACCTGTTGCAAAGAAGGATAATATATTTCATTCAGAGCATCTTTTAAAGAAAGCGGTACAGAAGTATTATTAATATCCTGGGACGTAAGTCCGAAATGAATAAATTCTTTGTAAGGTTGCAATGATAACAAATCAAATTTTTCCTTTATAAAATATTCTACAGCCTTTACATCATGGTTTGTCACACTTTCAATTTCCTTAATACGGGTAGCATCTTCTTCTGAAAAATTACGGTAAATGTCTTTTAATGCTTCTTTAATTTCATCAGACTTCAACTCTTTTAATTGTGGTATTACTTCCATCAAGGCAATAAAATACTCAATTTCAACGCGAACTCTGTATTTAATTAGAGCAAATTCGGAGAAATAAGCCGACAACGCTTCGGCCTTATTTCTGTAACGCCCATCCACAGGCGAAATGGCAGTCAGTGTAGAAAGTATCATGATACATTATTAATATGGAGTACAAAGTTAATGTAATTCTCTGAAAAAAAGGGATAGAAGAAAGTTTTTTTTCATTTTCTCTTAGAAAAATTTGGAGGATATAAAAAAAGCCGTATCTTTGCATCGCTTTTGAAACGGAAGTGTAAGGGCGTTTAGCTCAGCTGGTTCAGAGCATCTGCCTTACAAGCAGAGGGTCGGCGGTTCGAATCCGTCAACGCCCACTACAAAACAACGTACACTTCCTCATTCGGAACATTTCGGGCGTTTAGCTCAGCTGGTTCAGAGCATCTGCCTTACAAGCAGAGGGTCGGCGGTTCGAATCCGTCAACGCCCACGAAACGGTAAAATCCTAAAAAGACAGGAGATTCCAATACAATACAAAAGGTCTGATAATCGGAAGATTATTAGACCTTTGTTATTTACATGCAAACCATTATCTGATTTCTCTCAGGCTCATATTCATATCATGGCTTATGAAATTTCCACATTTCCTGAATGGAATTGAGATCTCGTTTATGTTGTTCTTGCTTAAATTTTCATCTAAGGTTAAATTGTACCTAACGGAATTGAGACGCCCTGGTAATCTCTTTGATTACACTACAAAGATAGGTTAAATTGTACCTAATGGAATAAGTGCTTATTTCAATTAATTTCCTTACAACTGCTTTATATTTTAAAGGGAAAAACTGAATTTAATTCTTGTAGAGCCCGAGCTTTATAGCCCACTTGAGAAAAAAAGCAAGAAAAGAGGTAGATAATCCCAATGGCTTATAAATAAAGAAGGTAAGTTTGGATAGTATTCCCAACAAAATACCTACCTTTGTACTCGGAATCCAATAGAATGTCTAATTTATGAAATGGCAACTCTGTATATAGCTTCCCAGCTTCGGGTTTGTCGGGGAATATCTCTCCGGCATGAAATTGTTATGCCCATCCACTCCAGAGTTTAATCAATAAAATTATCACTGATTGCTTGTTACATTTTCGAAATGTTACACAGGCATGCCATTTCATAAAAACAAATGAAGTATAAATATAAACAAATCTGGCTCATCAATTTGCCTATCATGGTGAGCTTACTGATGGAACAGTTAATTAATTTAACCGATTCCGTTTTCTTAGGGCACGTTAGCCAGATAGATTTAGGAGCATCTGCACTGGCAACCATGTATTATTCCGCTATTTACATGCTCGGATTCGGTTTTAGCCTGGGAGCACAAGTAGTAATAGCAAGACGAAACGGAGAAGAACGGTATACGGAAGCAGGCAAGGTATTCTACCAGGCTCTCATCTTTCTAGCAGTCTTTGCCGTTCTTGTTTTTGCATTATCCAAACTGTTTTCTCCCTCATTAATTCGCATGGCAATTACTTCCGATAAGGTATACCAGGCCACTATGCACTACATCGAATGGCGGAATTACAGTTTCCTGTTTGCTTTTCCTTTATTGGCAATCCGTGCTTTTTTCATCGGAACTACCCGTACCAACATTCTTACTGCCAATTCTATAGTTATGGTAGTATGTAACACGGTATTCAACTACCTGTTAATTTTTGGGAAAGCAGGACTTCCGCGTTTAGGAATCAGTGGAGCTGCTCTCGGTTCATCCCTTGCCGCGCTAGTAGGACTCATGTTTCTTATCATTTATATGTGGAAGTACGTAGATAAAAAACGATATGGAATACATCCAGTATTTGACTTGAAATTATCGTTCCATCTACTAAGCATATCCGTGTGGACCATGGTACGGTCATTTTTTTGCATTGCTCCGTGGTTTTTATTCTTTGTGGCGATTGAACATTTAGGAGAATGCGAGCTAGCTGCCGCCAATGTAGTGAGAAGTATCTCCATGCTTTTTTTCGTGATTGTCAATTCGTTCGCCACTACTATCATTTCATTGGTAAGCAATCTTATCGGAGCAAATAAAACAGAACAGGTGATGCCGACTTGCCGCCGCGTCATTACCCTGGATTATATAACAGGTATTCCGCTTATATTCCTGGTTCTTCTCTTTTCAGATAGTATTTTAGGTCTATTTACCAATGACATGGCAGTGATCCAGACAGCATTTTATCCGCTATGCGTTATGCTTTCTACATTTATTATTTCCGTACCCGCTTATACTTATTGCAATACGGTAATCGGTACAGGTAATACGAAGATCGCATTTCTCTTCCAGATGATTAATATAACGATCTACTTGTTTTATCTGTTTATATTGTCCCGCTCTCCTCACATTCCACTGGCAGTATATTGGACTGCCGAACAACTCTATGTTCTCGTATTATGGGGTTTATCCTTAGCATATCTTAAACGTAATAAATGGCAGAGCAAGATTTGAATCATTCCCTATCCCCGGATTATTTTTTGTTGCTCATGCCCTTAAATCAGCAGGCATCTTCTCAATATACCGCAAAGCTGTACGGGGCATGAGCATTTTTGGGTAAGAAAATATTTATTTTCTTTGAAAAGTAAACTCTTTAAATAACTTCTGATCCGCATCCTTTACTTTCAGTTGTAATTGGGTAGTAGTTATATCCACATCCACCACATGTGTATTTGAATTAATCAGAATAGGGAAATTACAATCTCCTTTTCCTGCCGGCACATATTGGTAAGTATGTAAATGACCACAAAGCATCAAATCAATACCGGCTTCGTTCAATAAAGGAAGAAAATGCTTTTTTACTTCCAGAGGACCATGCCAGGAAGAATTTACCGGAGGTACATGCATAATAACTATTTTAAACGGAGAACGGATAAAAGCTTCACTACTTAAAACCTCTTTCAGCCAATTGACCTCATTTGCCCGATACTGGTCGAAAGCAGCCAGCTCCCAATATTCGATATCCGTATCCGGTTTATCCTCTCCACCATCTAATACAATAAAATAAGCAGGCCCTTCCTGAAAAGCATAATAAGGTTGCCCGGTCGAAGTTGGGAAATAATGAATATATTCGGTAGAGAACATACCTCGTGTTTCGTGATTTCCCCTGGCAAAAAAGACAGGAATCTCTGTTGCAAACAAATTCGTGGCCTCATTCATAAACCCACTAAAAATTTGTTCTTCCGATGCCATATTATTCATCATATCTCCATTAAACAAAACAAAGTCACAATTTTGTTCTCTCACTGTACGCAATAAGGAAGCCATCACATCACTATTCTCATGAATATCATTCACCATTTTAAAAGTAATATGGTCTTTCTCTTTATCTAACGTTGTAAAGCGGTAAGGCTTTTTTGTATATACATTACTTGCTGCCACTTTTCCGTATTGTACATAATAAGGGGTTTGTTCCATCACCTCTTTAGAATAAATACGATAACGGTAAGAAGTTCCTTTTTTCAAGCCTGTCACACGAATAGCATGCAATTTACCTACCAGCTTTTTTCCAAAATTAGTCTGAAAGGAACGAGGCCGTTCTTCCGCATAAAAATGGGATTGGTCATCAGGGGCTACTTCCACCCAGGAAACCGCCTCTTTATTTGTTACCCACATAACCGTGACTTCATTTTCGCCCATCATTTGGAGGTAAGGGCCATAAAGAATTTTAAAATCGGATTGAGCATAACTTCCCCAAGTTAACAAAAGCCCAATCAATAAAAGCATCGTCTTTTTCATAATATCACCGAACAAATTAGTTATATACTGAATGCATTATTTCCCAATTCCACTCTTAATGAATCGGAAAGTAAACCAAAAAGCGAATCCTTTCCTATTTCAATTGATAATTAAGGGTATGCAAAATAAACAATATTTTCTTTTATATCCACCAAAGCGAAACATTCTTTATTATAAAACAGGATAACAAAAGAGGGTAAAGAACATCACTATATCTTCTCTAAAGTTATCCTATTTATATTTTCAAACCATTCCTTATTTTTTATATTTACTCATTTCCGGTAAATATTTCTGGATATTTGCAATACGGGTAGCATCGGAAGGATGCGTACTCATAAACTCCGGCGTACTACCACTCTTCCCAGCCGACATCTTCTTCCAGAAATTAACCGCAACATTCGGATTATACCCAGCCATAGTCATCAATACCAATCCCATATAATCAGCTTCCGATTCATGCTGACGGGAAAAAGGCAACATAACCCCATATTGAGTGCCCAAGCCATATACCGTTCCGGCAACATTTTGGATAGCTGCCGACTTTTTACTTAACGCCGCTCCTAATATCTCTCCTCCGTACTTTGCCATAATTTGTTGGCTCATCCGCTCATTAGAATGCCTTGCTACAGCATGGGCAACTTCATGCCCCAACACGACAGCCAGTTCATCATCACTACTTACATAAGGCATTAAACCTTCATATACTACTATTTTCCCTCCAGGCATGCAAAAAGCATTTACTTGCGGATCCTTTACCAAATGAAATTCCCAGGAGAAATTTTTAACCTCGTCCCCCATGCCATTGCCCCATAAATATTGTTCCGTAGCAGCAGCGATACGTTTGCCTACCCGCTCTACCATTGCTGTTTGAGCTTTATTGGTAGAAAGGGTACTTGTTTTTATATAATCATTATATTGTTGCAAGCTGGAGGCTACAACATCCTGATCGGACACAAGCAATAATTGTTTACGGCCTGTAAGAGGCACACTACCGCACCCTGCCAATATCAACAAGGTAAACAATAAACCCATACTCTTTTTCATACCTTATTTTTCTTATTATTCAATTGTTACAAAATACAAATATATATCTTTGTATCTAATAAATATATATATACGAAGAACAGTTTAAATTATAATTCGTTTAAGCCCTAAAATCATTTTATTCCTCTTCTTTTTCTTTTTAGTAAAAGTACACCCTATATTTTGCCAAGCATTTTGTAATAAAAATCCTATATAACAGGTTAAACAAAAAAACAGTCTTTTTTATCTCTACCATAAAAATTAAGTAGATTTTAGAACAGAACTTGCTTTCAAGTTGTTTTTATTAGAAAAAAATTTGCAATTTCAAATCTAACGAGTATCTTTGCAAGACTAACATAAAGATGAAATGTTCATCTTTTATTGGTATACGTGCATAGAACCAGATTTCCTTTAAATTGAAACCTAGGAAATTTCATGAAAGCAGGGATGATGGGGACAATGCTCGTACTGTGGGATACTCATTCTGTGTATACTATATGGTACGGGCTTGTTTGTTTTCCTTTGCTTTCGGGTCTCCTAGGTGCCTCATTTAAAAGGATAAACAGCAAGTTCCGTACCTCCCTTTTTATAGGGGCAGGTATACGGAACTTCTATAGTAACCTTTAACAAACCAACACGAATATGGAAGTAAAAGTATGGGTAACTTTAGATGATGTTTTGGTAACCTACCGAATTACAGAAGAATCCCTCCATGCATGGATAGAGAAAAAGAATATCCCTACCCTACGCTTAAACGGGAAATTATTCATCGATGAAAATATACTGAAGTTTCATCTTACACGCGACAAGTTACTTATTCCGCCCTCTCCTACAAATAAAGAAGAACAACAAACTTATGAAAAGGTTTCCTCTCTGCTTACAAACGAAACATTTCTTTACATCCATTTGCTCAATTCCGATGCGCCTTTAACCCAGCTGTTTTGCAAGGATATCCAATGGTTGATTCCTAACTTCGAAGAGCGGATCGTTTTTGATTATGTTATTTTAAATCATCCTTTTGATCTACATTATCTTCTTTCCAAAAACTATACATTAGAAAATATAAATACTATTTATAGGAAATGGGTGAAAAAAATTTCCGACCGGATTCACTCCATGCATAAAAGTAGACAGTTGGCAACCATTTGTACCTATGAAATAAAAACAAAGAGCCATATCCTTACCCGCTACGAAAAAGAGATTGCCCGGCTCAGGGCCCTTTTACCCGACGAACGGAATAAGAACCGGTTGACCGACGAGATAAGAAGCCTCCTCAATACACCAATCGAAGATCTTCCTTTTGACGGACGTATAAAAAATGCTTGTTGGATAACAAAACATTCTACTTTAGGTGATCTCCTTACAACAGGACGTAATGAAGGATATTCTTCTTTGATAAAAAAATATAGTAACTTCGGGGCAACTACGCTAAAAATGATGTTAGAAGTTTTACGAAAAATGGGAATAATAGACAAATACGGTTATAGCTCCCTTTATTTTTATCTTCCCCAGTGGAAAAAAGAAAAAACTAAACCCATTTCTTAAACACAATACTCCCATTCTTGACTTTCCGGCATGCTTGAAAGCTTCCGGGAAGTCAAGGATGAGAGCTATTATAAAACATACTCCATCGGAAAAATGTTCAATTAAACCACAACTATTCTTTTTTGCTCTCACCCATTCATTTTGTTTCTAGCTTTGTTACTTTAAAGTTCTGCTATGAGAGAGATACAGAATTTTTATTAAGTACTCTAAAATTCTCGATGTCTCTATACTTAATTTCCTTTTGGCTTTACCTTTATTCCATCTAACAAATAAGAGAAAATGTTTGGGATTTATTTTAAAATTCATACCTTTGACCCAATAAAGTTGTCGATCCCCCGCTATTTTCATATAATTAGACATCGACAACTTAAACAGGGGATTTTAGACTGATTTAATAATATAAGTAATTGATATTGAATTGATGATTAGTCGTTAAAGTGCGGGATTAAATTGTACCTAATGGAATTGAGACAAGATTTCTTCAATTTGATAATTTAATCCATGTTGCCGATTAAATTGTACCTAATGGAATTGAGACCGGATTCGGAGGAACTTTCCGCCGATGTTCCCCAGAGATTAAATTGTACCTAATGGAATTGAGACTATCTCTTGCTCGTTTCTCACTATTTTCATATCTAGATTAAATTGTACCTAATGGAATTGAGACTGTGCCGGATGAAGATGATTTGGTGTTCCGGGTCTAGATTAAATTGTACCAAAGGGAATCCTATTAATCCTTTATAAAATATAGTTTTTTTTAGAGAAGAAGAATACAAAAATATAAACTCCGGTTAGAAATTAATTTCTAGTATGTAAATGAAGTTTAGTATTAAGCGTTTGACTTGTACGGAAAAAAGTTTACACCACATGTAATAAAAAATGTGTAAACAAAAGAAAAGAAATCGTCAATATACGGAAGAGTTTCGTATATCTGTGGTAAAGGAATACCTATCAGGAGGTATGAGTAAATATGCCTTATGCAAAAAATATTCTATCCCCCAGCCAGTGACATTAACCACATGGATTCGTAAATTTGTAGGCGAAGAAACAAAGGAGTATCCCATGAAAAAAGAAAAGATTCCAGAATCGGAAGAGGTAAGCCGTCTCAAGCGTGAGTTAAAAGAGGCCAAACTGGCGCTTTACCAAGAGCGCATGCGTGCTGATGCGTATGATGTGATGATTGATGTAGCAGAAGAAATGTTTAAGATTCCGATCCGAAAAAAAGCTGGCACCAAACAGTAACAAGACTGCGTCAAGGAGCCGACAGTTTACCGCCTGTCCTCTCTTTGCGTCCTGTTTGGTGTAAGTAGACAGTCTTATTATCAGCATCATGAAGTTGATTTTGCACGCTTAGCCTTCAAAGAACTTGTGATAGAATATGTGCTTGAAATTCGTCAAAAAGCCCCTCGTTTGGGCTGTCAGAAACTGTTTGAGATGTGTAAGGAGTATTTCCGTGAGAAGTTCACGATAGGTCGGGACGCTTTCTATAACTTATTAAGAGAGAAAGGGTTGATGGTTCGTATAAGAAGACGCAAGACAAGGACAACTTATTCGGATCCTTATGCAGCCTTCTATCCAAACTTGATAAAGGGAATGGAGGTATCATTACCTAACCAGGTTTGGGTGAGCGATATCACTTATATCTGGACATCAGCAGGTTTCTGTTATTTATTCTTGATAACGGATCTGTATTCCCATCGTATAATGGGCTGGATACTATCTGATTCATTAAAGTACAAGAATGCGGAAGATGCTTTAAAGCAGGCTATAGAAAACGCCAACTGTCCATTGGATGGCTTAATCCATCATTCCGACCGTGGTTTCCAATATACCTATGCGGATTATATGAAATTGCTGGAAAAACATGGGATAAAAGCTAGCAGGACAGAGCATGGAGATCCTTTGGAAAATGCGGTGGCAGAAAGGGTGAACGGTATTTTAAAACAGGAATGGTTGTCTCTATATACATTTGATAATAAGGAAGATGTATTGGCCGTATTGGCACCTGGCATTGAGTTTTATAACCAAGAGAGGCCTCATGCCAGTAATGAGTGGTTAACACCGATGCAAGCTTATAATCAAACCGGAGTTTTAAAAAGGAAGTGGAAAAATTATTATCCTTCTACAAAAAGACAATGAATTGATTATCTATAGGTTGGAACGTCTATGGGGGTGGTGCACCACTCCCTTACCGCTAAGACACTCCCAGAGCGATGAGTTTTTGGTCATTATTTACTAACTTTGCATATCTTTTAATCTTGCATGAAGAGGTGTAAGCCATGTTTAGGAATAAGACAAGAAAGTGTAAACTTAGAGTAGGAGTTAATTTTTATTTAGTAAATTGATATTAGTAATAAAGCTTTAATCTGTAAACTGATTTCAGTAAAGGTCACATCCCGGTGATTTTAACGGAGAGACCCGGATGTCCGCACTTCTTACACCCGGGTGTAAGAAGTATCAACACCCGGGTGTTGGGAAGGGGAATACAGATTATTTGTAACCATTCGGTCTATTACCTATAAAAACAGCATTCCATACAAACGGAGTCTTTCCCCAGACCGTTTATCAGTGGATACTATTAAAAAGATTCTATTG
The genomic region above belongs to Parabacteroides pacaensis and contains:
- the purB gene encoding adenylosuccinate lyase; translated protein: MILSTLTAISPVDGRYRNKAEALSAYFSEFALIKYRVRVEIEYFIALMEVIPQLKELKSDEIKEALKDIYRNFSEEDATRIKEIESVTNHDVKAVEYFIKEKFDLLSLQPYKEFIHFGLTSQDINNTSVPLSLKDALNEIYYPSLQQVIDQLKTYANEWKDISMLAKTHGQPASPTRLGKEIMVFVYRLEQQMALLKAIPVSAKFGGATGNFNAHHVAYPFYDWKVFGNHFVNDILGLKREEWTTQISNYDNLAAIFDGLKRINTILIDLNRDFWQYISMEYFKQKIKAGEVGSSAMPHKVNPIDFENAEGNLGIANAILEHLATKLPISRLQRDLTDSTVLRNVGVPLAHIEIAFKSLTKGLGKLLLNEQALYHDLDKCWAVVAEGIQTILRREGYPKPYEALKALTRTNEGITEQSISNFIDTLQVNDEVKAELKAITPHNYTGI
- a CDS encoding purple acid phosphatase family protein — translated: MKKTMLLLIGLLLTWGSYAQSDFKILYGPYLQMMGENEVTVMWVTNKEAVSWVEVAPDDQSHFYAEERPRSFQTNFGKKLVGKLHAIRVTGLKKGTSYRYRIYSKEVMEQTPYYVQYGKVAASNVYTKKPYRFTTLDKEKDHITFKMVNDIHENSDVMASLLRTVREQNCDFVLFNGDMMNNMASEEQIFSGFMNEATNLFATEIPVFFARGNHETRGMFSTEYIHYFPTSTGQPYYAFQEGPAYFIVLDGGEDKPDTDIEYWELAAFDQYRANEVNWLKEVLSSEAFIRSPFKIVIMHVPPVNSSWHGPLEVKKHFLPLLNEAGIDLMLCGHLHTYQYVPAGKGDCNFPILINSNTHVVDVDITTTQLQLKVKDADQKLFKEFTFQRK
- a CDS encoding MATE family efflux transporter, with amino-acid sequence MKYKYKQIWLINLPIMVSLLMEQLINLTDSVFLGHVSQIDLGASALATMYYSAIYMLGFGFSLGAQVVIARRNGEERYTEAGKVFYQALIFLAVFAVLVFALSKLFSPSLIRMAITSDKVYQATMHYIEWRNYSFLFAFPLLAIRAFFIGTTRTNILTANSIVMVVCNTVFNYLLIFGKAGLPRLGISGAALGSSLAALVGLMFLIIYMWKYVDKKRYGIHPVFDLKLSFHLLSISVWTMVRSFFCIAPWFLFFVAIEHLGECELAAANVVRSISMLFFVIVNSFATTIISLVSNLIGANKTEQVMPTCRRVITLDYITGIPLIFLVLLFSDSILGLFTNDMAVIQTAFYPLCVMLSTFIISVPAYTYCNTVIGTGNTKIAFLFQMINITIYLFYLFILSRSPHIPLAVYWTAEQLYVLVLWGLSLAYLKRNKWQSKI
- a CDS encoding transposase, translated to MCKQKKRNRQYTEEFRISVVKEYLSGGMSKYALCKKYSIPQPVTLTTWIRKFVGEETKEYPMKKEKIPESEEVSRLKRELKEAKLALYQERMRADAYDVMIDVAEEMFKIPIRKKAGTKQ
- a CDS encoding IS3 family transposase, producing MSSLCVLFGVSRQSYYQHHEVDFARLAFKELVIEYVLEIRQKAPRLGCQKLFEMCKEYFREKFTIGRDAFYNLLREKGLMVRIRRRKTRTTYSDPYAAFYPNLIKGMEVSLPNQVWVSDITYIWTSAGFCYLFLITDLYSHRIMGWILSDSLKYKNAEDALKQAIENANCPLDGLIHHSDRGFQYTYADYMKLLEKHGIKASRTEHGDPLENAVAERVNGILKQEWLSLYTFDNKEDVLAVLAPGIEFYNQERPHASNEWLTPMQAYNQTGVLKRKWKNYYPSTKRQ
- a CDS encoding penta-EF hand family protein, translated to MEVKVWVTLDDVLVTYRITEESLHAWIEKKNIPTLRLNGKLFIDENILKFHLTRDKLLIPPSPTNKEEQQTYEKVSSLLTNETFLYIHLLNSDAPLTQLFCKDIQWLIPNFEERIVFDYVILNHPFDLHYLLSKNYTLENINTIYRKWVKKISDRIHSMHKSRQLATICTYEIKTKSHILTRYEKEIARLRALLPDERNKNRLTDEIRSLLNTPIEDLPFDGRIKNACWITKHSTLGDLLTTGRNEGYSSLIKKYSNFGATTLKMMLEVLRKMGIIDKYGYSSLYFYLPQWKKEKTKPIS
- a CDS encoding M48 family metallopeptidase; the encoded protein is MKKSMGLLFTLLILAGCGSVPLTGRKQLLLVSDQDVVASSLQQYNDYIKTSTLSTNKAQTAMVERVGKRIAAATEQYLWGNGMGDEVKNFSWEFHLVKDPQVNAFCMPGGKIVVYEGLMPYVSSDDELAVVLGHEVAHAVARHSNERMSQQIMAKYGGEILGAALSKKSAAIQNVAGTVYGLGTQYGVMLPFSRQHESEADYMGLVLMTMAGYNPNVAVNFWKKMSAGKSGSTPEFMSTHPSDATRIANIQKYLPEMSKYKK